The segment TTCGCTCGATTCTGCTCGAGCGCCGTACCGACGATATCGGGGAATCCCGCGCGATGGTCATTTGGCCGCGAACCCAGGAGATACTGCGCGATTGGCTGGCCTACGACGCGGTTCGCGCGGCCGGCATCTTCGTGCAGGATTTTCGCGCCTGCGATGCCGGTTCGAACGCTCCGATCGTCGATCTCGATTTTCGCAATATCGACGACGTCGTCGACGACCCGGGCGTCCTCGTCATTCCTCAGTACGTCACCGAGCGTGCCTTGGGAGAGCTCGCCGCCGCCAGCGCATACTGCGACGTTCGCAGGGGTGTCGAAGTCGCGACGCTTTCGCAGGACGAGCGCGGCGTAACGGTTACCGCGACGGGCCCCGCCGGGCCGACGACGCTGCGTGGATCGTATGCCGCGGGCTGCGACGGCGCGCACGGTATCTCGCGCCACGCCCTCGGCCTCTCGCTGGAAGGCATGACCTATCGTTCGCGCGTCGTCCTTAGTGACGACGTCATCGATCGCACCTTCGACGACCGCGAGCTCGCTCGCGTTGACGTCGATAGCCCCGGTTTGGCCTTCGCGGTGCGTTTCGCTCCAAACGAATGGCGCACGATCGCCTCGATACCGGCCGACGTTACCGAAGAAGTCGCGCTCTCGCCGCAAGCGCATACCGCGCGCTTGGAACGTTTGTTCGGTAAGGGCGTGCAGGCGCACACCAAATGGAGCAGCCTCTTTAGTATCCATCGCCGCCACGCTCAACGCTTCACGACCGGTCGCATCGCCTTGGCCGGCGACGCCGCGCACTTGAACAGTCCCGCCGGAGCGCAGGGAATGAATGCAGGCTTGCACGACGCTGCAAATCTGGCCTGGAAGCTCGCAGCGATCTTCAACGATATCGGAGACGGCGCCGCACTCTTCAACAGCTACGACCTCGAGCGACGCGAGATGGTCACCGATACCGTCGAACGCTTTACCGATCGCCTCACGCGCCTGGGTATCGGCCTGCCCCCGCGCATCAAACAACTCGGCATTCACCTCTTTTCGCGAGCGCTCCGCGGCCGAGGCATGCAGCGCAAGATCTGCCGCGGTATCGGAATGCTCTCCGGGCGTTACACGAAATCTCCGATCATCGACACGCGCCATCCGCTTGCCGGCAGGCGCATCGACGATCTTCTATTGCCCAACGGCAAGCGGCTCAATCGCGCACGCAACGGCGAAGCCGTGCTGATCGCCGCCGGCGATATCCGGCTCAACGGATTCCGATCCATCGGCGTCCTCGCCCCGCCAAAGCGATGGCATCTAAAACGCGCGGCCGCGCTGATCGTTCGCCCGGACGGATGCGTAGCCTCCGTCATCGATGCTCCCGATC is part of the Candidatus Dormiibacterota bacterium genome and harbors:
- a CDS encoding FAD-dependent monooxygenase, encoding MMDDEFRLDAPVIIVGGGPVGLGLALGLARYRVRSILLERRTDDIGESRAMVIWPRTQEILRDWLAYDAVRAAGIFVQDFRACDAGSNAPIVDLDFRNIDDVVDDPGVLVIPQYVTERALGELAAASAYCDVRRGVEVATLSQDERGVTVTATGPAGPTTLRGSYAAGCDGAHGISRHALGLSLEGMTYRSRVVLSDDVIDRTFDDRELARVDVDSPGLAFAVRFAPNEWRTIASIPADVTEEVALSPQAHTARLERLFGKGVQAHTKWSSLFSIHRRHAQRFTTGRIALAGDAAHLNSPAGAQGMNAGLHDAANLAWKLAAIFNDIGDGAALFNSYDLERREMVTDTVERFTDRLTRLGIGLPPRIKQLGIHLFSRALRGRGMQRKICRGIGMLSGRYTKSPIIDTRHPLAGRRIDDLLLPNGKRLNRARNGEAVLIAAGDIRLNGFRSIGVLAPPKRWHLKRAAALIVRPDGCVASVIDAPDPERIAEAWQRAFCGTLPLPIAEV